The following are encoded in a window of Falco biarmicus isolate bFalBia1 chromosome 8, bFalBia1.pri, whole genome shotgun sequence genomic DNA:
- the LOC130153699 gene encoding 5-hydroxytryptamine receptor 5A-like — protein sequence MAEPLSPCAPRGQCQPSVGANASSANGDTNASSAASALVGGSTWRGREPFSIFTILVLTLLVLLTVATFLWNLLVLATILRVKAFHRVPHNLVASTAVSDVLVAALVMPLSLVKELSAGQRWRLGRELCLVWVCFDVLCCTASIWNVTAIALDRYWSITRHLQYTLVTRRRISNFMIALTWVLSAAISLAPLFGWGETYSPEQERCQVSQEPSYTIVSTGGAFYLPLCVVLFVYWKIYKAARFRGGGRRRNTVVPVPEAAQVKEASHEPQMVFTARHAAITFQTDGETWREQKEKKAALMVGILIGVFVLCWIPFFITELISPLCSCNIPPVWKSIFLWLGYSNSFFNPLIYTAFNKNYNNAFKNLFVKQK from the exons ATGGCAGAGCCCCTGAGCCcctgcgccccgcggggccAGTGTCAGCCCAGCGTGGGTGCCAACGCCTCGTCAGCCAACGGGGACACCAACGCCTCCTCGGCTGCCTCGGCGCTGGTGGGCGGCAGCACGTGGAGGGGCCGGGAGCCCTTCTCCATCTTCACCATCCTCGTCCTGACCCTGCTGGTGCTCCTGACCGTGGCCACCTTCCTGTGGAACCTGCTGGTGCTGGCCACCATCCTGCGAGTGAAGGCTTTCCACCGGGTGCCACACAACCTGGTGGCCTCCACGGCAGTGTCGGACGTGCTGGTGGCGGCCCTGGTGATGCCGCTGAGCCTGGTGAAGGAGCTGTCGGCCGGGCAGCGGTGGCGGCTGGGCCGGGAGCTCTGCCTTGTCTGGGTCTGCTTCGACGTGCTGTGCTGCACGGCCAGCATCTGGAATGTGACCGCCATCGCCCTGGACCGCTACTGGTCCATCACCCGCCACCTGCAGTACACGCTGGTCACCCGCCGCCGCATCTCCAACTTCATGATCGCTCTCACCTGGGTGCTCTCCGCCGCCATCTCCCTTGCCCCCCTCTTTGGCTGGGGGGAGACCTACAGCCCCGAGCAGGAGCGCTGCCAGGTCAGCCAGGAGCCCTCCTACACCATCGTCTCCACTGGTGGGGCTTTCTACCTGCCTCTCTGCGTGGTGCTCTTCGTCTACTGGAAGATCTACAAGGCCGCCAGGTTCCGCGGGGGGGGCCGCAGGAGGAACACCGTGGTGCCCGTGCCCGAGGCTGCCCAG gTGAAGGAAGCTTCGCATGAACCACAGATGGTGTTTACAGCTCGTCATGCAGCTATCACTTTCCAGACAGATGGAGAAACATggagagaacagaaagagaaaaaggcagctCTGATGGTTGGCATCTTAATTGGAGTTTTTGTACTGTGCTGGATCCCTTTCTTCATCACAGAATTAATAAgtcccctctgctcctgcaaCATCCCACCCGTCtggaaaagcatctttctttGGCTTGGCTATTCCAACTCTTTCTTTAATCCTCTCATTTATACAGCATTTAACAAAAATTACAACAATGCCTTCAAGAACctttttgtaaagcagaaataa